The Plasmodium vivax scf_3882 genomic scaffold, whole genome shotgun sequence genome includes the window TTttgtaagttttttttttgtcattcaCCCTTTTCGCAAGATCACATATATTATCAAgtttatcaaatatttttttttcacaataacaATCTAGTTTTGCTAAgcccttctttttattatatttgcactgaaatgattttttataaatttccatattatttaatccctccctttttaaccGTTTGTATAATGATGAAtcttctcttttcttttttaattttttatatttatcatatgaAAATGCATTGCTAAACGAAGCATCTTCTAATTCTTTGggtattccattttttattgccaATAATCTAAAATGTCTCATGCTAATTGTTCCATATTGTTGgcgctctttttttaaaattttaataaagcaaaactgaaaaaataattaataattatatatataagaaaaatattgtataGTACAGAAATAagtaaaacataaaaaattgattatataaaaagaggTTCATTAAATTGTCAAATACTTGTGGTTTACCATatcattattacatatatacatccatgttaaagaaataaatgttacaattttaataaaaatatcaaaattaatcatttt containing:
- a CDS encoding variable surface protein Vir35, putative (encoded by transcript PVX_143260A); the encoded protein is MINFDIFIKIVTFISLTWMYICNNDMFCFIKILKKERQQYGTISMRHFRLLAIKNGIPKELEDASFSNAFSYDKYKKLKKKREDSSLYKRLKREGLNNMEIYKKSFQCKYNKKKGLAKLDCYCEKKIFDKLDNICDLAKRVNDKKKTYKKVLKKYGLPIVLSGLFVLIAAIIFALESFEVQYCYICNKVDYFKEGRRIIGBIFFYVLPFIILLVLFYIMIKXIKYERLIYREVEGKKIARKISGYYND